TCATGGTCGCGAAAAGTACTAGTGAGAAATACGCAAAGTGATCAAACCCCTTTTGTAATCCCACGAGGTAATAAGCTATAGCGCCTGGTATAACTGAGattaatatgaggtaaggaATCGAAGAAAATGTATTTCCCACCACATATGCAGCTACACCATAGTGTCCATTTAATCTTTCTCGAGTGAAAAtctagaagaagaaaaaaaacatataagtATAAGTAaccaaattattattttattatatagagATAGTTAATAAGTGTCATATATATACTTTCATATCTTCAACAAATGAAGGGAATCCACCAATAGCCATAAAAGTCAAGAAGGCAGCAACAAACATCAACATGGAACCTCTAGCCTGAAAAAAAACGTAAAAAGAATTAGAGGATTAACAAAAATTCATCGCTAATGCTATTTAACAACGAGTAATTAACAATATTTACCTGAATGGACCCATAGTCATGTCCAATATCATGAAAAATAGTTCCAACACACAAACACAAAGCAATATAAATTGCAAAACGTAGCCAATAATAACCAAGATCACGATACATGTTCACAAAAGACCTCCTCGTTAGAACTATACATTGAGTAATAAAACCTGCTTGACTCCCTTTTTCTGCCTCTTCTCCTCCACTCtatacacaaattaaatattcattagATCACAAactaattatttcttatttttcaaaattaatatgataCAAACCTGTTGGCAAATTTCTAAAACTTTACGTTGAACTTGTTGACAACCCTGTGAAGTCTTGTATGACTTCACAAGAATATCAATTGCTTCTGTAGCAGTAGCTTTTCCACCAACTCCTTTTTCAatatcctaattaattaaaatcaacataaacattgataatttgattttaattaattaataataacgaagaaaataattatttttttacttacaaTATCAAAGTCCTTGTTGATTGTCCTTAGATAATGATCCGATGGATTTCTCATAGTTGGACATGGGAAACCATTCAAAgcaaaatactacaaaaaaaaacaaagaaatatgaTTAGTTAACTGAACCCGCTCATTCGATACCAATACGTACGTTTGTAACATACATACCTCATTAGCATTAGAAATGTTACCAAAGTATACAATTCTTCCAGATGACAAAAGGCAAAGATTGTGAAAAAGTTGAAACACTTCACTACTTGGTTGATGAATAGAAGCAACAATAGTTCTTCCATCTTGTTTAGCCAGTTgaacaattttattcataaCATGATAAGAAGCAGCACTATCAAGTCCACTTGTTGGTTcatcaagaaataataatttgggcctttttaatatttcaatacaAATACTAACTCTTCTTTTTTGTCCACCACTTAGCCCTTTAACACTCCATCCACCAATTCTTGTATTCATTGCATCTTGTAAACCCATTTCTCTTATTGTTTCTTCACCCCTTTCCCTCTTCTCTGATATCGACATCCAATCCGGTAATTGGAGTTGGGCTGAATAGTATATTGCTTCTTTTACTGTTAGGGTCGTCATCAACGTGTCATCTTGTGTCACGTAtgcctttttaaaaaaatatatataaaagttaaactcgaaaaacaaaaagaaaaaaagatgagATATATTAACTGTCGTACCGAAGTGCCAAAAGCAAGTGATTGT
The window above is part of the Solanum pennellii chromosome 5, SPENNV200 genome. Proteins encoded here:
- the LOC107019111 gene encoding ABC transporter G family member 11-like; translation: MESQSNYVPRWTPSPNRSPHRRNESETNESVISEDIPNFNIPTKNFPFTPNIGSIEAPSLRVNSEIKRSIEMENYYEAPKQISVTNPMISNTNFGYDDDVALSGKLINEGIYLTWKDLWVTVPDKKSGRRAILQGLTGYVQPGEVLAIMGPSGCGKSTLLDTLAGRLDSNTRQTGEILINGRRQSLAFGTSAYVTQDDTLMTTLTVKEAIYYSAQLQLPDWMSISEKRERGEETIREMGLQDAMNTRIGGWSVKGLSGGQKRRVSICIEILKRPKLLFLDEPTSGLDSAASYHVMNKIVQLAKQDGRTIVASIHQPSSEVFQLFHNLCLLSSGRIVYFGNISNANEYFALNGFPCPTMRNPSDHYLRTINKDFDIDIEKGVGGKATATEAIDILVKSYKTSQGCQQVQRKVLEICQQSGGEEAEKGSQAGFITQCIVLTRRSFVNMYRDLGYYWLRFAIYIALCLCVGTIFHDIGHDYGSIQARGSMLMFVAAFLTFMAIGGFPSFVEDMKIFTRERLNGHYGVAAYVVGNTFSSIPYLILISVIPGAIAYYLVGLQKGFDHFAYFSLVLFATMMLVESLMMIVASIVPDFLMGIITGAGIQGVMMLNGGFFRLPNDLPKPFWKYPMYYIAFHKYANQGFYKNEFLGLNFPNEQIRGPAIISGEEILKNVWQVQMGYSKWVDVAIIFGMVILYRLMFLGIIKTVEKVKPMIRALMAHSSKNPTHAEDIDS